Proteins encoded together in one Rana temporaria chromosome 6, aRanTem1.1, whole genome shotgun sequence window:
- the LOC120944194 gene encoding tubulin alpha-1D chain-like translates to MRECISVHVGQAGVQIGNACWELYCLEHGIQPDGQMPSDKTIGGGDDSFNTFFSETGAGKHVPRAVFVDLEPTVIDEVRTGTYRQLFHPEQLITGKEDAANNYARGHYTIGKEIIDLVLDRVRKLADQCTGLQGFLIFHSFGGGTGSGFTSLLMERLSVDYGKKSKLEFAIYPAPQISTAVVEPYNAILTTHTTLEHSDCAFMVDNEAIYDICRRNLDIERPTYTNLNRLIGQIVSSITASLRFDGALNVDLTEFQTNLVPYPRIHFPLATYAPVISAEKAYHEQLSVSEITNACFEPANQMVKCDPRHGKYMACCLLYRGDVVPKDVNAAIATIKTKRTIQFVDWCPTGFKVGINYQPPTVVPGGDLAKVQRAVCMLSNTTAIAEAWARLDHKFDLMYAKRAFVHWYVGEGMEEGEFSEAREDMAALEKDYEEVATDSVEGEGEGEEGEEY, encoded by the exons ATG AGGGAATGCATCTCAGTCCACGTTGGCCAAGCCGGTGTACAGATTGGCAATGCCTGCTGGGAGCTGTACTGCCTGGAACATGGCATCCAGCCGGACGGACAGATGCCCAGTGACAAAACCATCGGAGGGGGAGACGATTCCTTCAATACCTTCTTCAGTGAGACCGGGGCTGGAAAACACGTCCCCCGCGCTGTCTTTGTGGACCTGGAGCCCACTGTGATTG ATGAGGTGAGGACAGGAACCTACCGGCAACTTTTCCACCCTGAGCAACTCATCACCGGCAAGGAAGACGCCGCCAACAACTATGCCCGAGGTCACTACACCATCGGCAAAGAGATCATCGACCTGGTGCTGGACAGGGTCCGCAAACTG GCTGACCAGTGCACCGGTCTCCAGGGATTCCTCATCTTCCACAGTTTCGGTGGTGGCACCGGCTCTGGTTTCACTTCCCTCTTGATGGAACGTCTGTCTGTTGACTATGGAAAGAAGTCCAAGCTTGAATTTGCCATCTACCCAGCTCCTCAGATCTCCACAGCTGTGGTTGAGCCCTACAACGCCATCCTCACCACCCACACTACCCTGGAGCACTCAGACTGTGCTTTCATGGTGGACAACGAAGCCATTTATGACATCTGCCGCAGAAACCTGGACATTGAACGTCCAACCTACACCAACCTGAACCGTCTGATTGGCCAGATTGTGTCTTCCATCACCGCTTCCCTTAGGTTTGATGGAGCCCTGAATGTGGACTTGACAGAATTCCAGACCAATCTGGTGCCCTACCCCCGTATTCACTTCCCCCTGGCCACCTATGCCCCTGTAATCTCTGCAGAGAAAGCTTACCATGAGCAGCTCTCTGTGTCTGAGATCACCAACGCTTGCTTTGAGCCAGCCAACCAGATGGTGAAATGTGACCCCAGACACGGTAAATACATGGCTTGCTGCCTGCTGTACCGTGGTGATGTGGTGCCCAAAGATGTCAATGCTGCTATTGCCACCATCAAGACCAAACGCACCATCCAATTTGTGGACTGGTGCCCAACAGGATTCAAGGTTGGTATCAACTACCAGCCACCAACTGTGGTTCCTGGTGGAGATCTGGCTAAGGTGCAGCGTGCCGTGTGCATGTTGAGCAACACCACAGCCATTGCTGAGGCCTGGGCTCGCCTGGACCACAAGTTTGATCTGATGTATGCCAAGCGtgcctttgtgcactggtacgtGGGTGAGGGTATGGAGGAAGGAGAGTTCTCTGAGGCTCGGGAGGACATGGCCGCCCTGGAGAAGGATTATGAAGAGGTTGCCACTGACAGCGTGGAAGGAGAGGgtgaaggagaggagggggaagagtaCTAA